CTTAATTGTCCCGAGTCTTGCCACTATCTGAATGGCAAAACAACTAGAGATGTCAGTACGTGTTACACTAGTATATATAATAGTAGTGGCCTGATAGGCAGATGATATATTCTATGGTGGAGCTGACGAAATGTTCAACAGTTCAGACTGGTTCAATAGGGGTGCCTTGAACATACCCTCGTAGGATAGATAAATGGAGAAAAAACAGCTGAATTAGAAGTCTAAGGCCTTGAACCACTACTTATGCATAATTGCTCTCTACTTGTGGATTAGTGAAACGTCAGTGGCCTTGTTTCTGCACATGCGTTAAGTTAACTATCTATCTATCATCTACAGTGTACTAATATGGTATTCTGGTCGTTTATGCAGCTGGAAAAAATGTGCAAGGAGGGCGCATATTGGGGTAACTAAGTAGAAGAGTATTACTCCGTTGTTTTATTTGGCTCAAATgaatgcattgacatcaatcgctcATCCGTTCTTCTTATGTCCGCTGACAAATTTGGATGCTTCTTCTATTAATCTGCAGGTGCTGTTGCTGGAGTGTATGTAGGCATGGAGTATGGAGTGGAAAGGGTCCGCGGAGAGTATGACTGGGTAATGATTCTCTGAAAGTGGATCTTTCATGTTTCTTGCACTTAACTGAACCTAAGGTGGAGGAAAATCTATCTACATGACTGCCTCTGCTCATTTTACAATGTATATCCTTTCTTTAGTTGACTAAGATTCTTGGCTAATTAGTGTACGAGAAGAACCAGTCAGATTCCTGGCATCTTATAAATCATGATGCTAGTTTTTACTTCTGTCTCCACACTCTGTCGTAAGATTATGTAACTCTAATACTGTGCTAGCAGGTTAGATATCACACCCTGTCGTAAGCAATATTATTGTTGGCATGTTTTGATCCAGTCTTAAGAATATTTATTAATCCCTCTCTTTTCCGGTACTCCTGTAGAAAAAAGCGTTGGTCGGAGGCTACTCGATACTATCTGCTCACAAACAATATTATCTGCCCACATGATATCTAGATCCTTATCTTTAGTTGACTAAGATCCTAATTTTCAGTCAGTCTTGATAATATTATTAATCTCTCTCTTTTTGGTACTCCTGCAGAAAAATGCATTGATTGGAGGCATTGCAAGTGGCGCCCTGATCTCTGCTGCTAGCAACAACAAAGGGAACAAGATCGCCAAGGATGCCATCACCGGAGGTGCCATCGCGACCGCCATCGAGTTCATCAACTACCTCACCTAGCTGTGTGACCATATGCATGTCAATGTTTTTTTTTATCAGCAAGACGAATAAGAACTTCTTGACTGAAGCCATCCCCCCCTCTGTGCTAATAATTGGAGCCGTTTCCTCCAATGTTCTTCCCTTTTTGGTTGCCCCGTTCTCATGTCCATGTTGCGAACAATTTATTTTCCTGTGAAGATATCCTTTGTGCTGGCCTAGTTTGTTAGCATAGTTTTTCAAAGCCCTCACTAACCACACAGTGATTTCGGTCAGTACTATCTAATTAAGTAAGTTCAACGTTCGAAGCAAATCAATGGAGGACTCCGTGGCCCAATGGATAAGGCGCTGGTCTACGAAACCAGAGATTCTGGGTtcgatccccagcggagtcgcttCTTTGTTTGTACTCTGTATCTCTCTCGTTTTTGGCTCCCTTCAAGATCCCATTACCATGGATGCTATAAACAACCTGAAAATAATATTTTGGGAGAAATGGTTCTATCTATCTTTCTCATTCTATCTCGGGTAGCTCGCTATATGttgagtgatatttttacacttATCACGTCATTGTTTAAACCGGATAATTTTGGTCTTTATGAGAACATCGCTCTGACATTGCCACTAATAAATATTGAATAATGGATACGAGATATCGCGAAATTGTTTGTTTACTTTGTTTCAGCAGTAAAAGAGCCTAAACATGAATATAAATCATCACAATGAAGGAAATGAGGAAAATGAAGAATATTCTTTTTTTGTACTCTTTTTTTGTACAAATGAATGTAAGGAATTGGAGGGGCCGCCAAAGTGAGCAGATCGTAAGACGGCGTCTGGTACCAATGGTCGTATCAGATGCCTGGAGCTTTAGGAGACCCAAACCTCCAACATTTATAAAGGGGTCAACCCAGAATTTCTCCCAAAATAATATTTTGGGAGAAATGGTTCTATCTATCTTTCTCATTCTATCTCGGGTAGCTCGCTATATGttgagtgatatttttacacttATCACGTCATTGTTTAAACCGGATAATTTTGGTCTTTATGAGAACATCGCTCTGACATTGCCACTAATGAATATTGAATAATGGATACGAGATATCGCGAAATTGTTTGTTTACTTTGTTTCAGCAGTAAAAGAGCCTAAACATGAATATAAATCATCACAATGAAGGAAATGAGGAAAATGAAGAATGAATGTAAGGAATTGGAGGGGCCGCCAAAGTGAGCAGATCGTAAGACGGCGTCTGGTACCAATGGTCGTATCAGATGCCTGGAGCTTTAGGAGACCCAAACCTCCAACATTTATAAAGGGGTCAACCCAGAATTTCAACAGGATGGCGAGGAGAGCACTGTTCATGAAAAAGAAGCCATCTTCCAACCTAGCCGCAACCATTTTTCATCTCATCTCCGTAGCCAACACCATCACCGTAGTAACTCCTCTCCAAGTTATTCATACTTGTAATCGTGTATTGCATCTGACAAccattgtaagacatgcatcaataCCCGCAAGGCCGCAACCGGGAAGGTCAAGGTTTGCCTAAACAAAGTTTGTTTGGCGGCGGGATGGCCGACTCAATGTGTTGGCAAAGTGGCttcgggtgatttcctctttctcaTCATGCCCAATTACTGACCCGCTATTATGCTTAAGGCGGTGAATGTTGTTTTCCCGCTGTCTCCCGTTGACCCGCAAGTGGAAGAATCTAGTATTAGCGTCACCCTCTCTGAGATTTGTGAGTTTGGAGCATTGCTTTTTCCTTGTTCGCTCAAGCACCGTGAGACTGATAACCCTCCACTTCAACATGTATCTAATGTCAGCTTCATTCGGGTGAGGGTGTGGTTCTCCATGGCCATGCCAAGGTGTGGGATCACCTAAAGGGCCATATGAAGATGGACCTTAGCAGTCAAGAACATACGTTTACTGTAAGATTTGAGTTGTCAAAACCATCCTTCACAActtatggaacaaaatttgacaaggCTCATAATGGGTGGATTCCTCGTTCCAAGACTTTTGGACAACATCTTTGAAACCTGGCATCTTGACCAAAATGTTCTCAAATTTGAATGAAGGCGGTCTCTTCGGTCCTTGGTCCGAGGCAAGCAAAAGCGGACAGTGATCCGAAagcgaggaggagagggcacgaagGATGTGGATGCTCAAGTGAACGTCCCAATGTTCGTTGTAGAAAAAAAGCGTCCAACTTTATCATTTGCCGGGTTGAGGCGTTCATTCGACCAAGTGAAACGTCTCTGTTCTTGTCCCAAGCTCCGTAGAACTAAAATGAGAAGTTGTTTGGAGGGAAAAAGAAGATCATTCGCCACACTTTACTCccacggtgtcaaaatcggtggatctcgggtagggggccccgaactgtgcgtctaaggtcgatggtaacaggagacaagggacacgatgtttacccaggttcgggccctctctatggaggtaataccctacgtcctgcttgattgatattgatgaatatgagtattacaagagttgatctacctcgagatcgtaatggctaaactctaAAGGTCTAGCTtgcatggctatgataatgagtctcctctatccggactaagtcctccggtttatatagacaccgggaggatctagggttacacaaggtcggttataaagaaaggaatctacatattcgacgccgagcttgccttccacgccaaggagagtcccatccggacacgggtgcagtcttcggtcttcgtatcttcacagcccatcagtctggcccatggccaataggccggacacccgaggaccccttagtccaggactccctcagtagcctctgaacctggcttcaatgacaaggtatccggcgcgtagtgctatcttcggcattgcaaggcgggttcctccttccgaactccaaaatagtctttggacgaattgatcgtgtccggacctgtaacacacaccacacacaaccgcagagagaatatatatAATAATAcacgaatccaatctgctgacaactttagtaatgtgacgtcacacttctcggtcattatttcgaaccgtttcccgTCCCGCCGTTCCATGTTTCGGGGCGTGGCTTTCAttgacacgtcctgtcaaagcagagatcgtatcccctaattgcgggattttcatcaatacgagcgtgggtaacctaaccgtcctgtaggaaagattccttaggaataggcaggttcttaggcttaggaggaggcgttcaatacccgctgcctttataaaggaaccaagggtcgtccttttatgccaaacctctcctTAGCCTTCCCAACcttgagttctagcacccaaggttcgacttcattgtttcaagcctccccatcatgtccggacccagctttCAAGGCCGAtaggtggcttcctccgttaccgaggaggatatcgcaaagcttcgggcggccagatattTGACTGCGGAGGTCCACCACAGGCTTtctgctcaaggacaggttattctgacccccagatctggcgagagggtcgtattcatctcccacttcctccgggggctagggttcgctcttcaccccttcgtccgggggctaatgttttattatggactagattttcatgatctagccccggactctatTCTCCATGTTTCGGCGTTTATCATtacatgtgaggccttcctctgaatccccccacacttcggcttatggttcaagaccttcaatgtgaagccgaaggtagttgaCGGGGAACATGTGGAGTGCGGCGGTGCTATGGTCAGCCAACTGACcaacactccttggccaaaaggtTCTTTTACCGAAACTTCCAATcactggcagcgggagtggttttacattacggagccccgcagcaccaagtgggtagctgcacccACATTCCGTCCTGGCCCACCGTTACAGCTtgtatcatgggtcaacaaggggatggactggggatcagttgatgaagtgtagactttacagagccgcatccgaaccctcctcaAGAGATACATCAatcttgtcaacgtgattcaagtgatgttagttcgtcgaatcctgccatgccagcgcaggtCTCGCTGCATGTGGGAGCTTGatccagaaggaccacgaaccctccaacacttctttgaCACCACACACGAaggaatgtggaagttatttttcgggaaGCAGAAACATTggtcggacactaccgaggacgctggtcttaactgcaaccgtccggataccccggtaagcacttggctCCCGAACACTTTGTAATTATGCATACCGTAAGATGGTACTAAGCAAGCTATCCTctttcagggctggataaagaaggcggaactaattatgtgttcggcccctctgcccgagggcCCAGCGAATCCTattctaacaaggatgctggccctggcaccataccagatgccagtgaaggagggcgaggcggagagtgagaggaccaaagatggccccTATTCCAAGGGTACATCAGACTTTGTGTCTGGAGGAATCAAAATCCCCTCATCCGAAGATAAAAGTGAAGGGGGGCCACAGTCTCTTTCCCTCCTAGGAAGAAAAGGGCCacctccgaagattgggagaagcaggctcctaagcgaggcaagatgcctctggtgggtggctcgggcttggaggacgtcgaagtgcagtctcatgacgaggacaagcctcaTGCCAAATCGTAAGTGAGGAAGGCTATTTTAAACATGTCCCATTTCTTTCTTATAATGCCTGGAATATATATTTTTTGCAGCTCGGCACGtagtcttcttcaacaatcctcttcttcgggggaccttctcccagagatgatggaaagcaagACGCCCCCACTGGCCTCTCcgcccaatagggcggacgacttcgaggtgtcattgcggagggtctcccccgaccaacaagtggtgcaaggAATGATGAAGACATTAttcgaaggtgatacttcggtggccTAGGGTCCGGGGAACAACGATGAAGGCCCCGAACAATTCGGTATACAGCCGGATACGAATAAAtggatcccttcaaagggtggccatgaaggaaatatgccctagaggcaataataaagttattatttatttccttataatcatgataaatgtttattattcatgctagaattgtatttaccggaaacataatacatgtgtgaatacatagacaaacagagtgtcactagtatgcctctacttgactagctcgttaatcaaagatggttatgtttcctaaccatgaacaatgagttgttatttgattaacgaggtcacatcattagtagaatgatctgattgacatgacccattccattagcttagcacccgatcgtttagtatgttgctattgctttcttcatgacttatacatgttcctatgactatgagattatgcaactcccgtttaccggaggaacactttgggtactaccaaacgtcacaacgtaactgggtgattataaaggagtactacaggtgtctccaatggtcgatgttgggttggcgtatttcgagattaggatttgtcactccgattgtcggagaggtatctctgggccctctcggtaatacacatcacataagccttgcaagcattacaactaatatgttagttgtgagatgatgtattacggaacgagtaaagagacttgccggtaacgagattgaactaggtgttggataccgacgatcgaatctcgggcaagtaacataccgatgacaaagggaacaacgtatgttgttatgcggtctgaccgataaagatcttcgtagaatatgtaggagccaatatgggcatccaggtcccgctattggttattgaccgaagacgtgtctcggtcatgtctacattgttctcgaacccgtagggtccgcacgcttaaggttacgatgacag
The sequence above is a segment of the Triticum dicoccoides isolate Atlit2015 ecotype Zavitan chromosome 1A, WEW_v2.0, whole genome shotgun sequence genome. Coding sequences within it:
- the LOC119359664 gene encoding outer envelope pore protein 16, chloroplastic-like codes for the protein MPRAGLSAGSSKVDVAIDLGNPLLNRTVDGFLKIGAVGAFRVAAEDAFDCLQSGSVSKRKLEKTLEKMCKEGAYWGAVAGVYVGMEYGVERVRGEYDWKNALIGGIASGALISAASNNKGNKIAKDAITGGAIATAIEFINYLT